A region from the Bacteroidota bacterium genome encodes:
- a CDS encoding beta-lactamase family protein, whose translation MKRTLLALVFILSFVLSACNRPEPPVESLQRYRIMPATEIYKNLEQRLIRERYRQLDSLFEKLHRNEGLNGVVLYTEKGRLIYEKAFGYEDPQRKRGPLTPGSLFELASVSKQFTATAVLMLYEQGLVDLDTDIRQYIKEWPYIGVTVRHLLTHRSGMPRYEYVADEFWPDKTKPLTNERMIRLFASHRPAPYFPPGNGFNYCNTNYALLASIVERVSGLPFDVYMRERLFGPARMYKAGIYRMPSEEQLVEFRQDVVPGYDVRRRGLQRVPEDYLNGVMGDKIMHATARDLYQFHVALGNGILLKPETLQQAYSPGSPKRRISDNYGFGWRIKAGADSTVYHYGWWKGFRTYFLRDLKNDRVMIVLTNKSSGPGSNYYWRVIEDMRVVFPDASANHSQFWREWRE comes from the coding sequence ATGAAACGTACGCTGCTTGCCTTGGTTTTTATTCTCTCCTTTGTGTTATCGGCTTGTAATCGTCCTGAGCCGCCTGTAGAGAGTTTGCAGCGTTACCGCATTATGCCGGCCACGGAAATTTACAAAAACCTTGAACAGCGGCTTATCCGCGAGCGCTACCGTCAGCTCGACAGCCTTTTTGAAAAGCTTCACCGCAACGAAGGACTCAACGGGGTTGTGCTTTACACTGAAAAGGGAAGGTTGATTTACGAAAAAGCTTTTGGATACGAAGATCCACAGCGCAAGCGTGGGCCGCTTACCCCTGGCAGCCTCTTCGAGCTGGCATCGGTTTCCAAACAATTTACCGCCACGGCAGTTTTAATGCTTTACGAACAGGGCCTGGTGGATCTGGATACCGATATCAGGCAGTATATAAAAGAGTGGCCTTATATCGGAGTCACCGTCCGGCACCTGCTCACGCACAGATCGGGCATGCCGCGTTACGAGTATGTTGCTGATGAATTTTGGCCCGACAAGACCAAGCCGCTGACCAACGAGCGCATGATTCGCCTGTTTGCGAGCCACAGACCCGCGCCCTATTTTCCGCCCGGTAACGGTTTCAACTATTGTAATACCAATTATGCACTGCTGGCCAGCATTGTTGAGCGCGTGAGCGGCTTGCCCTTCGATGTGTATATGCGCGAAAGGTTGTTCGGGCCCGCACGGATGTATAAGGCGGGCATATACCGTATGCCTTCCGAAGAGCAGCTCGTCGAATTCAGGCAGGATGTGGTGCCGGGCTACGATGTGCGCCGGAGAGGCTTGCAGCGCGTACCCGAGGATTACCTCAACGGCGTGATGGGCGATAAAATCATGCACGCCACCGCCCGCGACCTATATCAGTTTCATGTAGCGCTGGGCAACGGAATACTGCTCAAGCCCGAAACACTTCAGCAAGCCTACAGCCCCGGAAGCCCAAAGCGCCGAATCAGCGACAACTATGGCTTTGGCTGGCGCATCAAGGCCGGTGCCGACAGCACCGTATATCACTACGGCTGGTGGAAGGGTTTTCGCACCTATTTCCTGCGCGACCTCAAAAACGACCGCGTGATGATTGTGCTTACCAATAAATCCTCAGGCCCTGGTTCAAATTATTACTGGCGCGTAATCGAAGATATGCGGGTGGTGTTTCCCGATGCCAGCGCCAACCACAGCCAGTTTTGGCGCGAGTGGAGGGAGTGA
- a CDS encoding response regulator transcription factor has translation MENQIKVLLAEDDKNLGTILKAYLDAKGLPTTLCSDGSEALEKFKRDDFNFCILDVMMPVMDGFTLAAEIRKMDKKVPMLFLTAKALQEDKLKGFELGADDYMTKPFSMEELLLRIKAIIRRSAEDTVKPTVFKVGRFTFDYNRQLLTLDDGEENKLTSKESELLRLLCENMNRVLDRSVALNKIWYDDSYFNARSMDVYITKLRKYFKPDPNVELMNVHGVGFKLVVNE, from the coding sequence ATGGAAAACCAGATCAAAGTGCTGCTCGCCGAAGACGACAAAAACCTTGGCACCATTCTGAAAGCCTACCTCGATGCCAAAGGCCTGCCCACCACGCTGTGTAGCGATGGCAGCGAAGCCCTCGAAAAATTCAAGCGCGACGACTTCAATTTCTGTATACTCGATGTGATGATGCCCGTGATGGACGGTTTTACCCTGGCAGCCGAGATCAGGAAGATGGATAAAAAAGTTCCCATGCTCTTTCTTACGGCTAAAGCCCTTCAGGAAGACAAACTCAAAGGTTTTGAGCTGGGGGCCGACGACTATATGACCAAGCCCTTCAGCATGGAAGAGCTGCTGCTGCGCATCAAGGCCATCATCCGCCGCTCAGCCGAAGACACCGTGAAACCCACCGTTTTCAAGGTAGGGCGGTTCACCTTCGACTACAACCGGCAGCTGCTCACTCTCGACGATGGCGAGGAAAACAAGCTTACCTCAAAAGAATCGGAACTGCTGCGCCTGCTTTGCGAAAACATGAACCGTGTGCTCGACCGGTCGGTGGCCCTCAACAAGATCTGGTACGACGACAGCTATTTCAATGCACGCTCGATGGATGTTTACATCACCAAGCTGCGCAAATATTTCAAGCCCGACCCCAATGTGGAGCTCATGAACGTGCACGGCGTTGGCTTCAAGCTGGTGGTGAACGAATAA
- a CDS encoding HAMP domain-containing histidine kinase yields the protein MNRKLIVFIIVSMTVALLGMLGIQLYLVGEAVKVKEATFVRDVNQVMQQVVMRLEKEELKRQYEHHMSVMSRRSGIMSAYDSISKSMMEELQRPMTAEEYSNFMRRVLIAQEMLQDMMLGYSEEKGGRSAEPVRIDSLVKAELRRSGIDTEYELGIYSPTRNALLFQKTGRYPQKLLEEAFAFDMYPTITPSQYADKLLIFFPHEKRFIIGQLSDLFVLSGIFVVIIILAFAATIFTIFRQKQLSEMKNDFVNNMTHEFKTPISTIALACEALRDNDIQKSEALYNVYINMIDEENKRLGAMAEQVLQSAVMEKGELTLRKDRVDLHEVLRQAVASKQLMAKSRNGHIFMELKADNAEVLGDRVHLTNVMLNLLDNALKYTEEAPQVVVRSRNIPNAVEISVQDNGIGISKSNQKRIFEKLYRVPTGNVHNVKGFGLGLSYVKAVAEKLGGMVGVNSELKRGSTFYIRLPLFHS from the coding sequence ATGAACCGTAAGTTGATTGTATTCATTATTGTGTCCATGACGGTGGCCCTGCTTGGAATGTTGGGCATTCAACTTTACCTTGTAGGCGAGGCTGTTAAGGTGAAGGAGGCCACCTTTGTGCGCGACGTGAACCAGGTGATGCAGCAGGTGGTGATGCGGCTCGAAAAAGAAGAGCTGAAGCGGCAGTATGAGCATCATATGAGCGTCATGAGCCGGCGCTCGGGCATCATGTCGGCCTACGATTCAATAAGCAAAAGCATGATGGAAGAACTGCAGCGACCCATGACCGCCGAGGAATACAGCAATTTTATGCGCCGGGTGCTCATTGCACAGGAAATGCTTCAGGATATGATGCTGGGCTATTCGGAAGAAAAAGGAGGCAGATCTGCCGAGCCGGTGCGCATCGACTCGCTCGTGAAAGCCGAACTCAGACGCAGCGGCATCGACACCGAATACGAGCTGGGCATATACAGCCCAACGCGCAATGCCTTGTTGTTTCAGAAAACCGGACGCTATCCGCAAAAACTCCTTGAGGAGGCCTTTGCTTTCGATATGTATCCCACCATCACTCCAAGCCAGTATGCAGACAAACTACTGATTTTCTTCCCTCACGAAAAACGATTTATCATCGGCCAGCTCAGCGACCTTTTTGTGCTCTCCGGCATTTTTGTGGTTATTATCATTCTGGCCTTTGCCGCAACCATCTTCACCATCTTCAGGCAGAAGCAGCTTTCGGAAATGAAAAACGATTTCGTGAATAATATGACGCACGAATTCAAGACGCCTATTTCGACTATTGCATTAGCATGTGAAGCACTCAGGGACAACGACATACAAAAATCGGAGGCCCTCTATAACGTTTATATCAACATGATTGATGAGGAAAACAAGCGCCTTGGCGCCATGGCCGAACAGGTGCTGCAATCGGCGGTTATGGAGAAAGGCGAGCTCACGCTGCGCAAGGACAGGGTTGACCTGCACGAAGTGCTTCGTCAGGCCGTAGCCAGCAAACAGCTGATGGCCAAATCGCGCAACGGCCATATTTTTATGGAGCTCAAGGCCGATAATGCCGAAGTACTTGGCGACCGGGTGCACCTTACCAATGTGATGCTCAACCTGCTGGATAATGCGCTTAAGTATACCGAAGAAGCCCCTCAGGTGGTGGTGCGTAGCCGCAACATCCCGAATGCCGTTGAAATCAGCGTGCAGGACAATGGCATTGGCATCAGCAAATCGAATCAAAAACGTATTTTTGAAAAACTTTATCGCGTTCCCACCGGCAATGTGCACAATGTAAAAGGTTTCGGCCTTGGACTGAGTTATGTGAAAGCTGTGGCCGAAAAGCTTGGCGGCATGGTGGGTGTGAACAGCGAACTAAAAAGAGGATCAACATTTTACATTAGATTACCATTGTTTCATTCATAA
- a CDS encoding glucose-6-phosphate isomerase codes for MLQIKLDLEQVYGFIPKEKILSFEKPVASAYRHIYHKTGPGNDFLGWVDLPSGITDEFISRINAHAAELQSVSEVFVVVGIGGSYLGARAVIEALQHHFASMGFTGGKPLVVYAGQHISEDYLADLLDLLDRKDYSMAVISKSGTTTEPAIAFRILKAHIEKKYGLAEARRRIVAITDKSRGALKQLADSEGYVSYVVPDDVGGRYSVLTPVGLLPIAVAGADIKALVEGARMVENYSRAASNIHGNPIAMYAATRQALYQAGKTVEVMVNYEPRLFYFTEWFKQLYGESEGKENKGIFPAGVGFTTDLHSLGQYIQEGLRMMFETIVTVDKPNSQLAVPDANADLDQLNYIAGKRLHEVNRMAELGTILAHVDGGVPNIRLKVPEINAYNLGQLIYFFEMGCALSGYMLGVNPFDQPGVEAYKKNMFALLGKKGFEEQTATLRKRLGI; via the coding sequence ATGCTGCAAATCAAGCTCGATCTCGAACAGGTTTACGGATTTATCCCAAAAGAGAAGATTTTGTCATTCGAAAAGCCGGTGGCAAGTGCCTACCGGCACATCTACCATAAAACCGGCCCAGGCAACGATTTTCTCGGCTGGGTTGATCTGCCGTCGGGCATTACAGATGAATTTATTTCCCGTATCAATGCCCACGCTGCCGAGCTGCAATCCGTTTCGGAAGTGTTTGTGGTAGTTGGCATCGGGGGTTCTTACCTGGGTGCAAGGGCTGTGATCGAAGCCTTGCAGCATCATTTTGCCAGCATGGGCTTTACCGGCGGCAAACCACTGGTTGTTTATGCAGGTCAGCACATCAGCGAGGATTACCTGGCCGACCTGCTCGACCTGCTCGACCGCAAGGACTACAGCATGGCGGTGATTTCGAAAAGTGGCACCACCACCGAACCGGCCATCGCCTTCCGCATACTCAAAGCGCATATTGAAAAGAAATACGGCCTTGCAGAGGCGCGTAGGCGTATTGTGGCCATCACCGACAAAAGCCGGGGTGCGCTCAAGCAACTGGCCGACAGCGAAGGCTATGTCAGCTATGTAGTGCCCGACGATGTGGGTGGCCGCTATTCGGTGCTCACGCCTGTGGGTCTGCTGCCCATCGCTGTGGCCGGTGCCGACATCAAGGCGCTGGTCGAAGGCGCCCGCATGGTAGAAAACTACAGCCGTGCGGCAAGCAACATACACGGCAATCCCATCGCCATGTATGCAGCCACCCGACAGGCCTTATACCAGGCCGGCAAAACTGTGGAGGTGATGGTCAACTACGAACCCCGCCTTTTCTATTTTACCGAATGGTTCAAACAGCTTTACGGCGAAAGCGAAGGCAAAGAGAACAAGGGGATTTTTCCGGCCGGTGTCGGCTTTACCACCGATCTGCATTCGCTGGGGCAATATATTCAGGAAGGCCTGCGCATGATGTTCGAAACCATCGTCACGGTCGATAAACCCAACAGCCAGCTGGCCGTTCCCGATGCCAACGCCGATCTCGACCAGCTCAACTACATTGCCGGCAAGCGTCTGCACGAAGTGAACCGCATGGCCGAGCTTGGCACCATACTGGCCCATGTGGACGGAGGCGTGCCCAACATCCGCCTGAAAGTTCCCGAAATCAATGCCTACAACCTCGGCCAGCTCATCTATTTCTTCGAGATGGGCTGTGCGCTGAGCGGCTATATGCTCGGAGTGAATCCGTTTGACCAGCCCGGCGTGGAGGCCTACAAAAAGAATATGTTTGCCCTGCTGGGAAAAAAGGGTTTCGAGGAGCAGACGGCCACGCTGCGCAAGAGGCTGGGAATATGA
- a CDS encoding nitroreductase family protein, which produces MDEFRFLDLVKRRQSVRKYDARPVEEEKLRLCLEAARLAPSASNSQPWTFVVATESALVRSLGEACRGPLGTFNRFAATAPVIVTMVLEKPKMITEMGGRVKNKEYPLIDIGIAAEHFCLQAEALGLGTCMIGWFDEARVKTLLNVPENKTIGLLITLGYAPEDYPLRKKVRKSFDEVVAFNRYPGR; this is translated from the coding sequence ATGGACGAATTTCGTTTTCTTGATTTGGTTAAACGCCGTCAGAGCGTCAGAAAATACGATGCCAGGCCAGTGGAAGAGGAAAAGCTCCGGCTTTGCCTCGAGGCGGCCCGTCTGGCCCCTTCGGCCAGCAATTCGCAACCATGGACCTTTGTGGTGGCTACCGAGTCTGCTTTGGTCAGATCGTTGGGCGAAGCATGCCGCGGTCCGCTGGGCACGTTCAACCGGTTTGCCGCCACAGCCCCGGTGATTGTGACCATGGTGCTCGAAAAACCAAAGATGATCACCGAAATGGGCGGAAGGGTAAAAAACAAGGAGTATCCCCTGATTGACATCGGCATAGCCGCCGAGCATTTTTGCCTTCAGGCCGAAGCACTTGGCCTGGGAACCTGTATGATTGGCTGGTTCGACGAAGCCAGGGTGAAAACCTTGTTGAATGTCCCCGAAAACAAAACCATCGGCCTGCTCATCACCCTTGGGTATGCCCCTGAGGATTATCCCCTGCGCAAAAAAGTGCGTAAATCGTTTGACGAAGTAGTCGCCTTCAACAGATATCCAGGGCGTTAA
- a CDS encoding RtcB family protein, producing MGRKIIKSERIPIRLWLDEMEEGALKQARNLANLPFAFRHVAIMPDCHEGYGMPIGGVLATAGVIIPNAVGVDIGCGMCAVKTDLQQIDRNILKQVVGQLKQTIPLGFAHHKKPQDEALMPQGYNLRHMPVTQREYQSALHQLGTLGGGNHFIEFQKGGDGHIWIMIHSGSRNIGKQVADHYNRLAGRLNEQWGLSQYKQQQLAYLPVDSDEGQTYIAEMRYCIDFALANRRLMMQRCLEVLSEHTGAAALSFEGRDMINIAHNYAASEVHYGKEVWVHRKGATKAGKYQLGIIPGSQGTKSYIVRGKGNPESFESCSHGAGRLMGRNEAMRKLNLDEERKKLEAKGILHSLHTQRDLDEASGCYKDIDLVMEQQKDLVDVVLNLEPLAVIKG from the coding sequence ATGGGCCGAAAAATCATCAAAAGCGAACGTATTCCCATCAGGCTGTGGCTCGACGAGATGGAGGAAGGAGCGCTGAAACAGGCGCGCAACCTGGCCAATCTGCCCTTTGCTTTTCGTCATGTGGCCATCATGCCCGATTGCCACGAAGGCTACGGCATGCCCATAGGTGGGGTGCTGGCCACAGCCGGTGTCATCATCCCCAATGCCGTGGGGGTTGACATTGGTTGCGGCATGTGTGCCGTTAAAACCGATCTGCAGCAAATTGACCGCAACATACTAAAGCAAGTGGTCGGACAACTGAAGCAAACTATTCCCCTCGGTTTTGCACACCACAAAAAACCTCAGGACGAGGCGCTTATGCCCCAAGGCTACAATTTGCGACACATGCCGGTAACCCAGCGCGAATACCAAAGCGCCCTTCATCAGCTGGGAACGCTTGGCGGAGGCAACCATTTTATTGAGTTCCAGAAAGGCGGCGACGGCCACATCTGGATTATGATACACTCGGGCAGCCGCAACATCGGCAAGCAGGTGGCCGACCATTACAACCGGCTGGCGGGCAGGCTCAACGAACAATGGGGACTGTCGCAATACAAACAGCAACAGCTTGCCTACCTGCCGGTAGATTCCGATGAAGGGCAGACCTATATTGCTGAGATGCGCTACTGCATCGACTTTGCCCTGGCCAACCGCCGGCTGATGATGCAGCGCTGTCTGGAGGTGCTCAGCGAGCATACGGGAGCCGCGGCCCTGTCGTTCGAAGGTCGCGACATGATCAACATTGCCCACAACTACGCCGCCAGTGAAGTGCACTACGGCAAGGAGGTTTGGGTGCATCGCAAGGGTGCCACCAAAGCCGGAAAATACCAGCTGGGCATCATTCCCGGCAGCCAGGGCACCAAAAGTTATATTGTTCGCGGCAAGGGCAATCCGGAAAGCTTCGAAAGCTGCAGCCACGGGGCAGGCCGGCTGATGGGCCGCAATGAGGCCATGCGGAAACTCAATCTGGATGAAGAGCGCAAAAAGCTGGAAGCCAAAGGCATACTGCACAGCCTGCATACACAGCGCGACCTTGATGAAGCTTCAGGTTGTTACAAAGACATCGATCTGGTCATGGAGCAGCAAAAGGATTTGGTGGACGTTGTGCTGAACCTCGAACCTCTTGCTGTAATTAAAGGCTGA
- a CDS encoding U32 family peptidase encodes MKQIEIMSPVGSRESLMAALQAGAGSVYFGVGKLNMRSRSTQNFGLDDLDEIAALCSERGVRTYLTVNSVIFDEEIAEMGQLVERAKKAGINAVIASDLAVIQYVHSLGMPVHMSTQTNITNTEAVRFWSQYADVMVTARELNLDQVKVITQKIEQQQIKGPSGEPVRIEIFVHGALCMAISGKCYLSLDTLGSSANRGACLQPCRRGYSVRDRDNEVELEVDNEYIMSPKDLNTITFLDKILDAGVQVLKIEGRGRSPEYVKVVTEVYREAVAAIQSGDYTPERIEQWNARLASVYNRGFWDGYYLGRRMGEWSKTHGSEATERKIYVGRIENYFSKIGVAEVRMDSHDLNTGDKVYIIGPTTGVVESHLNEIRVELLPVGKTIKGEHCSIPVPSAVRTGDKVYKVVANEQTETAIVLGNA; translated from the coding sequence ATGAAACAGATCGAAATCATGTCGCCGGTGGGCTCGCGCGAGTCGCTGATGGCCGCCCTGCAGGCCGGGGCCGGTTCGGTTTATTTTGGGGTGGGCAAGCTCAATATGCGTTCGCGTTCCACCCAAAACTTTGGCCTTGACGACCTCGACGAGATTGCTGCACTGTGCAGCGAGCGAGGGGTGCGCACTTACCTCACAGTGAACAGTGTGATATTCGACGAAGAAATTGCCGAGATGGGCCAACTGGTGGAGCGGGCAAAAAAGGCCGGCATCAATGCGGTCATTGCTTCCGATCTGGCTGTTATTCAATACGTTCACAGCCTGGGAATGCCTGTCCACATGTCCACCCAAACCAACATCACCAACACCGAAGCCGTCCGTTTCTGGTCGCAATATGCTGATGTAATGGTAACGGCCCGCGAGCTCAACCTCGATCAGGTGAAGGTGATCACCCAAAAAATTGAACAACAGCAGATCAAAGGCCCCTCGGGCGAACCGGTGCGCATCGAAATCTTTGTTCACGGAGCATTGTGTATGGCTATTTCGGGCAAATGCTACCTCAGCCTCGACACCCTTGGCTCGTCGGCCAACCGGGGCGCCTGCCTGCAACCCTGCCGCAGGGGCTACAGCGTTCGCGACCGCGACAATGAGGTGGAACTGGAAGTGGACAACGAATACATCATGTCGCCCAAAGACCTGAATACCATCACTTTCCTCGACAAGATCCTCGATGCCGGAGTGCAGGTGCTCAAGATTGAAGGGCGCGGCCGCTCACCCGAATATGTCAAGGTGGTTACGGAGGTCTATCGCGAGGCCGTGGCTGCCATCCAGTCGGGCGATTACACCCCCGAGCGCATTGAACAATGGAATGCGCGCCTGGCTTCGGTTTACAACCGCGGCTTCTGGGACGGCTATTACCTTGGCCGCCGCATGGGCGAATGGTCGAAAACACACGGCAGCGAGGCCACCGAACGAAAGATTTACGTAGGTCGCATCGAAAACTATTTCTCAAAAATCGGCGTGGCCGAAGTGCGTATGGACAGCCACGACCTGAACACCGGCGACAAGGTATATATCATCGGCCCAACCACGGGGGTTGTCGAATCGCACCTCAACGAAATCAGGGTAGAGCTCCTGCCGGTGGGAAAAACGATAAAAGGCGAGCACTGTTCCATTCCTGTGCCCTCGGCTGTGCGCACAGGCGATAAGGTTTATAAAGTGGTTGCAAACGAACAAACCGAAACAGCCATTGTATTGGGTAATGCCTGA
- the sufB gene encoding Fe-S cluster assembly protein SufB — MATDSNEILEQVTQSEYKYGFYTDIETEFAPKGLNEDVVRFISAKKEEPEWMLEFRLKAFRHWQQMPEPEWAHLHYPKIDYQDAYYYAAPKQKKQLESLDEVDPELLETFNKLGISLDEQKRLAGVAVDAVIDSVSVKTTFQDTLAKHGIIFCSFSEAVRNHPELVRKYMGTVVPYTDNFFAALNSAVFSDGSFVYIPKGVRCPLELSTYFRINAANTGQFERTLIVADEGSYVSYMEGCTAPMRDENQLHAAIVEIVALDNAEVKYSTVQNWYPGDKDGNGGIYNFVTKRGLCKGRNSKISWTQVETGSAITWKYPSCVLMGDNSVGEFYSVAVTNHFQQADTGTKMIHIGKNTRSTIISKGISAGKSNNSYRGLVKILPGATNARNFSQCDSLLLGDQCGAHTFPYIEAKNESSIVEHEATTSKISEDQLFYCNQRGIDTEKAIGLIVNGYAKEVLSKLPMEFAVEAQKLLSISLEGSVG, encoded by the coding sequence ATGGCTACCGACAGCAACGAAATACTCGAACAAGTCACGCAAAGTGAATACAAATACGGTTTTTACACCGATATCGAAACGGAGTTTGCCCCCAAAGGCCTCAACGAGGATGTCGTCCGGTTCATCTCGGCCAAAAAGGAAGAGCCGGAATGGATGCTCGAGTTTCGCCTGAAAGCTTTCAGGCACTGGCAGCAGATGCCCGAGCCGGAGTGGGCGCACCTCCACTATCCCAAAATTGACTATCAGGATGCCTACTACTATGCGGCTCCCAAACAAAAAAAGCAGCTTGAGAGTCTGGATGAGGTTGACCCCGAACTGCTGGAAACTTTCAACAAGCTGGGGATTTCGCTCGACGAGCAGAAGCGCCTGGCAGGGGTAGCGGTGGATGCGGTGATTGACAGCGTGTCGGTAAAGACCACTTTTCAGGACACCCTGGCCAAGCATGGCATCATTTTCTGCAGTTTCAGCGAGGCGGTGCGCAATCATCCCGAGCTGGTGCGCAAATACATGGGAACAGTGGTCCCCTATACTGACAATTTTTTTGCTGCGCTCAATTCGGCTGTGTTTTCCGACGGTTCGTTTGTTTACATCCCCAAAGGCGTGCGTTGCCCGCTCGAGCTGAGCACCTATTTCCGCATCAATGCAGCCAATACCGGGCAGTTTGAACGCACCCTGATTGTGGCCGACGAGGGCAGCTACGTCAGCTACATGGAAGGCTGCACGGCCCCCATGCGCGACGAAAATCAGCTGCATGCCGCCATCGTAGAAATTGTGGCCCTCGACAATGCCGAAGTCAAATACAGTACCGTGCAAAACTGGTATCCCGGCGACAAGGACGGAAACGGAGGTATTTACAATTTTGTGACCAAGCGCGGTCTCTGCAAAGGACGCAACTCCAAGATATCGTGGACGCAGGTCGAAACCGGTTCGGCCATCACCTGGAAATATCCAAGCTGCGTGCTCATGGGCGACAATTCGGTGGGCGAGTTCTATTCTGTGGCGGTGACCAATCACTTCCAGCAGGCCGACACCGGAACCAAAATGATCCACATTGGCAAAAACACCCGGAGCACCATCATCAGCAAGGGCATCTCGGCGGGCAAAAGCAACAACAGCTACCGTGGGCTGGTCAAAATACTGCCCGGAGCCACCAACGCACGCAATTTCTCGCAGTGCGACTCGCTGCTGCTTGGCGACCAGTGCGGGGCACATACCTTCCCGTATATCGAAGCCAAAAACGAATCAAGCATCGTGGAACACGAAGCCACAACCTCGAAAATCAGCGAAGACCAGCTGTTCTACTGCAACCAGCGTGGCATCGATACCGAAAAGGCCATCGGGCTGATTGTGAACGGCTATGCCAAGGAAGTGCTGAGCAAGCTGCCCATGGAATTTGCCGTGGAAGCGCAGAAACTGCTCAGCATCTCGCTCGAAGGCAGTGTGGGATAA
- the sufC gene encoding Fe-S cluster assembly ATPase SufC, which translates to MLNIKNLHVSIDGKEIIKGLNLGINYGEVHAIMGPNGTGKSTLAAAITGREGYEITEGEIWYKGENIIELEPDERANKGIFLSFQYPVEIPGVSMTNFMRTALNAKREFNGQPPISAAEFLKLMEEKKKLVDMHAKLTNRSVNEGFSGGEKKRNEIFQMAMLEPTLAILDETDSGLDIDALKIVARGVNQLRSNENAFLIITHYQRLLEYIVPDFVHVLYDGRIVKSGGKNLALELEEKGYEWLKEYSLA; encoded by the coding sequence CTGCTTAACATAAAAAATCTGCATGTGTCCATCGATGGCAAAGAGATTATCAAAGGTTTGAATCTGGGCATCAACTACGGCGAAGTGCATGCCATCATGGGACCCAATGGTACCGGAAAAAGCACCCTGGCTGCTGCCATCACCGGACGCGAGGGTTACGAAATTACCGAGGGCGAGATCTGGTATAAAGGCGAAAACATCATCGAGCTCGAACCCGATGAGCGTGCCAACAAAGGCATCTTTCTCAGCTTTCAGTATCCGGTGGAAATACCGGGGGTGAGCATGACCAACTTTATGCGCACAGCCCTGAATGCCAAACGCGAATTCAACGGACAACCGCCCATCAGCGCTGCTGAGTTTCTGAAACTGATGGAGGAAAAGAAGAAGCTGGTGGACATGCATGCCAAACTCACCAACCGCTCTGTAAATGAAGGGTTTTCGGGTGGTGAAAAGAAGCGTAACGAAATTTTCCAGATGGCCATGCTCGAGCCTACCCTGGCCATACTCGACGAAACCGACTCGGGCCTCGATATCGATGCCCTGAAGATTGTTGCCCGCGGCGTAAACCAGTTGCGCTCGAACGAGAACGCATTTCTGATCATCACCCACTACCAGCGTTTGCTCGAATATATTGTGCCCGACTTTGTGCACGTGCTTTACGACGGCCGCATTGTGAAGTCGGGAGGCAAGAATCTGGCCCTCGAGCTCGAAGAGAAGGGCTATGAGTGGCTGAAGGAATACAGTCTGGCTTAA